A portion of the Staphylococcus felis genome contains these proteins:
- the thiI gene encoding tRNA uracil 4-sulfurtransferase ThiI, which translates to MIYDHILVRYGELTLKGANRKTFVNQLRSNVKRALMPLKGYEVKANRDRMYIQLEPEADIEEMMRRISKVYGVHSISPVVKIKKTMDEVYQYAVRFAKEYRDGDSFKIEVKRSDKQFEHDTYAIQRAVGGAILKVVNDVHVDVRQPDHEIRIEVRLDAIYMYDRTIKAIGGLPVGTGGKTLLMLSGGIDSPVAGMEVMRRGVTIEAIHFHSPPFTSDKAKEKVIELTRIMATRVGAIKLHIVPFTEVQKQIHKVVHERYTMTSTRRMMLRIADKVVHQIGADAIVNGENLGQVASQTLKSMYAINAVTSTPILRPLLSLDKSEIVEKAKDLGTFETSIQPYEDCCTIFTPKNPVTEPQFEKVLKYESGFDFEEMINEAVANIETLVIDKNYDSHQNEKAAWEDDLF; encoded by the coding sequence ATGATTTATGATCATATTCTCGTAAGATACGGGGAACTTACACTCAAAGGAGCTAACCGTAAAACTTTTGTAAATCAATTGCGTTCTAATGTGAAACGTGCATTAATGCCTTTAAAAGGGTATGAAGTGAAAGCTAACAGAGATCGTATGTACATTCAACTAGAACCAGAAGCAGATATTGAAGAAATGATGCGTCGTATATCTAAAGTTTATGGTGTACATTCCATTAGTCCAGTTGTAAAAATAAAAAAAACAATGGATGAAGTATATCAATATGCTGTTAGATTTGCTAAAGAATATCGTGATGGAGATAGTTTTAAAATCGAAGTGAAACGATCCGATAAACAATTTGAACATGACACTTATGCCATTCAAAGAGCAGTTGGTGGAGCTATTTTAAAAGTAGTAAATGATGTTCATGTTGATGTCAGACAACCGGATCACGAAATTCGTATTGAGGTCCGCTTAGATGCTATCTATATGTATGACCGTACTATTAAAGCAATTGGTGGATTGCCTGTAGGAACAGGAGGTAAAACATTATTGATGCTGTCTGGTGGGATTGATTCTCCAGTAGCAGGGATGGAAGTCATGCGTCGTGGTGTGACAATTGAGGCTATTCACTTTCATAGTCCACCTTTCACCAGTGACAAAGCAAAAGAAAAAGTGATTGAGCTCACACGTATTATGGCAACACGAGTAGGGGCTATTAAACTTCATATTGTCCCTTTTACTGAGGTACAAAAGCAAATTCATAAAGTAGTGCATGAGCGTTATACAATGACTTCAACTCGCCGTATGATGTTACGTATAGCAGATAAAGTCGTTCATCAAATTGGTGCAGATGCCATTGTGAATGGTGAAAATTTAGGTCAAGTCGCGAGCCAAACTTTAAAGAGCATGTATGCGATTAATGCCGTTACAAGTACGCCGATTTTACGTCCACTATTATCATTAGATAAATCTGAAATTGTTGAAAAAGCAAAGGATTTAGGGACATTTGAAACATCCATTCAACCCTATGAGGACTGTTGTACAATTTTCACACCGAAAAATCCAGTTACTGAACCTCAATTTGAAAAAGTACTTAAATATGAATCTGGTTTTGACTTTGAGGAAATGATTAATGAAGCGGTTGCGAATATCGAAACGCTTGTGATTGATAAAAACTATGATTCGCACCAAAATGAAAAAGCTGCATGGGAAGATGATTTGTTCTAA
- a CDS encoding cysteine desulfurase family protein — translation MLYLDNAATTKPNAAVLTSFVKVNESFYFNPNSPHDKGLEAQRLLTEARAQIKQALNLDEQCVVFTSGATESNNMALKGAAYQKRSFGKTIITSRLEHPSVLEVMRELHEEGFHLKYVNITASGQIDLEHLKTLLNQDVILLTCMHVNNIMGQIQPIKKIIDILTDYPKVHFHVDAVQAIGKVPFISEGIDSLSLSGHKFNGLKGQGLLILNNEHSIYPIIQGGGQEFGIRSGTVNLPNNVALAKAINITIKQHNDRYNELRTMNSALRQFIRTYNGVYINSPEDASAHILNISFPGVRGEVLVNAFSKQNVMVSTTSACSSKHATLNEVLYEMGISKNRILGSIRLSFDHALNDVEMTKFKNVFDDVYQEVKELLINDL, via the coding sequence ATGCTATATTTAGATAATGCAGCGACCACAAAACCCAATGCTGCTGTATTAACAAGTTTTGTTAAAGTTAATGAAAGCTTTTATTTTAATCCTAACAGCCCACACGATAAAGGATTAGAAGCGCAACGGTTATTAACTGAAGCAAGGGCTCAAATTAAGCAAGCGCTTAATCTTGACGAACAATGTGTTGTATTTACAAGTGGTGCGACAGAATCTAATAACATGGCTTTAAAAGGTGCGGCTTATCAAAAAAGGTCTTTCGGTAAGACTATTATTACATCACGTTTGGAGCATCCTTCAGTATTGGAAGTTATGCGAGAACTTCACGAAGAAGGATTTCACTTAAAATATGTCAATATTACGGCTTCGGGTCAAATTGATTTAGAACACTTAAAGACGTTGTTAAATCAAGACGTTATATTATTAACTTGTATGCATGTTAATAATATTATGGGTCAAATCCAACCTATTAAGAAAATCATTGATATACTAACGGATTACCCCAAAGTTCATTTTCATGTGGATGCCGTCCAAGCAATTGGTAAAGTACCATTTATAAGTGAGGGCATTGATAGTCTTTCGTTGAGCGGACATAAATTTAATGGGTTAAAAGGGCAAGGACTATTAATTCTTAACAATGAACATAGTATTTATCCTATTATCCAAGGCGGTGGACAAGAGTTCGGGATAAGAAGTGGTACAGTAAACCTACCTAATAATGTTGCATTAGCCAAAGCAATTAATATCACTATTAAACAGCACAACGACCGTTACAATGAACTTCGTACTATGAACAGTGCACTTAGACAATTTATACGTACATACAATGGCGTTTATATTAATTCACCTGAGGATGCTTCGGCACACATATTAAATATCAGCTTTCCAGGCGTAAGAGGGGAAGTACTCGTTAATGCATTCTCAAAGCAAAATGTGATGGTCTCAACAACAAGCGCATGTTCTTCTAAGCATGCTACACTTAATGAAGTCTTATATGAAATGGGTATTTCAAAAAATCGTATTTTAGGAAGTATTCGACTCTCTTTTGATCATGCCCTTAATGATGTCGAAATGACAAAATTTAAAAACGTATTTGATGATGTCTATCAAGAAGTAAAGGAGTTATTAATCAATGATTTATGA